A single window of Bacteroidales bacterium DNA harbors:
- a CDS encoding RNA methyltransferase, translated as MTRFRKLSMDELDRISVNTFRELEKRPMIIVLDNIRSAHNVGSFFRTADAFRIQKIYLCGITSYPPNKEIQKTALGATESVEWEYVSDTYDTVKKLKAQNFTIIAVEQAEQSIKLNEYNISTKNQTFVLIFGNEVNGIDDKTMELCDHCIEIPQWGTKHSLNVAVSGGVVLWEFAKQMNLP; from the coding sequence ATGACAAGATTTCGCAAACTAAGCATGGATGAACTTGACCGCATTAGTGTCAACACATTCAGGGAGTTAGAAAAAAGACCCATGATTATTGTGTTAGATAACATTAGAAGTGCACACAATGTTGGATCTTTTTTCAGAACTGCGGATGCTTTTCGTATTCAAAAAATATATTTGTGTGGAATAACCTCATATCCTCCTAATAAAGAGATTCAAAAAACTGCTCTTGGTGCTACTGAATCTGTGGAATGGGAATATGTATCTGACACATACGATACTGTTAAAAAGCTCAAAGCCCAAAATTTTACCATAATAGCTGTTGAACAAGCTGAACAATCAATAAAACTAAATGAATATAATATTAGTACTAAAAATCAAACGTTTGTACTGATTTTTGGAAACGAGGTAAACGGAATTGACGACAAAACAATGGAACTCTGCGACCATTGCATAGAAATACCACAGTGGGGAACAAAACACTCTCTCAACGTTGCAGTTTCTGGTGGAGTAGTTTTATGGGAATTTGCAAAACAGATGAATTTACCATAA
- the sucC gene encoding ADP-forming succinate--CoA ligase subunit beta, whose translation MNIHEYQAKQILRSFGVAVPVSYPAFSVDEAVEAANKIGKETGCTVWAVKAQIHAGGRGKGGGVKIAKSIDEVKKYASDILGMQLVTPQTGPKGKLVRKLLIEQGIYYPGPEEIKEFYMSVLLDRQLSQNIIMYSPDGGMDIEEVAAKTPERIFKEVIDPAVGLQPFQAKKIASNLQLTGDAYKYMLSFVNSLYNAYIGSDAQLFEINPVAKTSDGKIIAADAKVVLDDNALYRHKEYAELRDTFEEDPIEVEASKYGLNFIKLDGNVGCMVNGAGLAMATMDIIKLSGGNPANFLDVGGSANAETVEAGFRIILKDPNIKAILINIFGGIVRGERVAQGVVDAYKSIGKIDVPVIVRLQGTNAKEGREIIDKSGLKVFSATTLQEAADLVQSKLEN comes from the coding sequence ATGAATATTCATGAATATCAAGCAAAACAAATTTTACGTTCGTTTGGCGTTGCAGTTCCTGTAAGCTATCCCGCGTTTAGTGTTGACGAGGCTGTTGAAGCAGCAAACAAGATTGGTAAAGAGACAGGTTGTACAGTTTGGGCAGTCAAGGCTCAAATTCATGCAGGCGGAAGAGGCAAAGGAGGAGGAGTAAAAATTGCCAAAAGTATAGATGAAGTAAAAAAATATGCTTCCGATATTTTGGGCATGCAGTTGGTTACACCACAAACCGGTCCTAAAGGCAAGCTCGTTAGAAAACTTCTTATTGAACAAGGAATATATTATCCAGGACCTGAAGAGATTAAAGAATTTTATATGAGCGTTCTGCTTGACAGACAACTAAGCCAAAACATTATAATGTACAGCCCTGATGGAGGGATGGATATAGAAGAAGTTGCAGCTAAAACACCCGAAAGAATTTTTAAAGAGGTGATTGATCCTGCTGTTGGTTTGCAACCATTTCAAGCCAAAAAAATAGCTTCAAACCTTCAGTTAACAGGCGATGCATATAAATATATGCTAAGTTTCGTAAACTCTTTATATAATGCGTATATAGGTAGCGATGCACAACTTTTTGAAATAAATCCAGTAGCAAAAACATCTGACGGTAAGATAATTGCCGCTGACGCAAAAGTTGTGCTTGATGACAATGCTCTGTACAGACATAAAGAGTACGCAGAGCTACGAGATACTTTCGAAGAAGATCCAATTGAGGTAGAAGCCAGTAAATATGGACTAAACTTTATCAAGCTAGATGGAAACGTTGGCTGTATGGTCAATGGTGCGGGGCTTGCAATGGCTACAATGGATATTATTAAACTTAGTGGGGGAAATCCTGCGAACTTTTTAGATGTTGGCGGTAGTGCTAATGCCGAAACTGTAGAAGCTGGATTTCGTATTATTTTAAAAGACCCGAATATAAAAGCTATATTGATAAATATTTTTGGAGGTATAGTACGTGGCGAGCGTGTTGCACAAGGGGTCGTTGATGCGTATAAATCAATTGGTAAGATAGATGTTCCCGTAATAGTTAGATTACAGGGAACAAACGCAAAAGAAGGAAGAGAAATTATTGACAAAAGTGGCTTAAAAGTGTTTTCGGCAACCACTTTACAAGAAGCTGCCGATTTAGTGCAGAGTAAGTTGGAAAATTAG
- a CDS encoding elongation factor G translates to MKVYQSKEIRNIALVGSAGSGKTTLAEAMLFTAGTINRRGDIESNNTASDYREIEHEQGRSVYSTVLYAEYQNNKINIIDTPGLDDFNGQVVGGLSVSDSSLLLINSQQGIEVGTELACRITDRGHKPMIIVINQLEHEKANFDKCIDDLKSKFGTKAIITQYPVETGLGFKAIVDILKMKLYEYKGDSGNAEIKDIPASEMDKATGYHNALVEAAAESDEALMEQFFETGELTEEQIIAGVRKSIASRSMFPILCVSAKKDIGVPRLMEIINTCAPCPTDVPAPKDTEGKEHAISSSGPVSLFVFKTSFEEHIGEVCYFKVITGSVKEGTDLINRRSSNKERFTQLFFVAGKSRDKTTEISAGDIGAVVKLRECKTDDTFSEKDADWIYEHIKFPAPKYRTAVKAVSEGDDEKLAEVINRISSEDPTIIMEMSKELRQMIVHGQGEFHLNTMKWQVEKLFKIPIEFIAPKIPYRETITKAAQADFRHKKQSGGAGQFGEVHLVVEPYTEGMPDPKAFNLNGKDIAVSVRGIDEHKLAWGGKLVFVNSIVGGSIDARFLPAILKGIMERMERGPLTGSYARDIRVIVYDGKMHPVDSNEISFKLAGSKAFSEAFRNAGPKIMEPIYRVEVLVPAEHMGDVMGDLQTRRAMIEGMNSEGSHEKITARVPLAEMNKYSTALSSISSGKAMYSMEFLEYAPVPSDIQDKLLKAYAEEEEED, encoded by the coding sequence ATGAAGGTATATCAATCAAAAGAGATAAGGAACATTGCGTTGGTAGGCAGTGCTGGGTCGGGTAAAACCACACTTGCCGAAGCTATGTTATTTACCGCAGGAACAATTAATCGAAGAGGCGATATTGAGAGCAATAACACCGCTTCTGACTATCGTGAAATAGAACACGAACAAGGTAGGTCAGTATATTCTACTGTATTGTATGCTGAATATCAAAACAATAAAATAAATATTATTGATACTCCGGGACTTGATGATTTTAACGGTCAGGTTGTTGGAGGCTTGTCTGTTTCAGATAGCAGTCTATTGCTTATCAATTCTCAACAAGGTATAGAAGTAGGTACAGAACTTGCTTGTAGAATTACAGATCGCGGACATAAACCGATGATTATTGTAATTAACCAGTTAGAGCACGAAAAAGCTAATTTTGATAAATGTATCGACGATTTAAAATCAAAATTTGGAACTAAAGCCATAATCACTCAATACCCCGTAGAAACAGGTCTTGGATTCAAAGCTATTGTTGATATACTTAAAATGAAACTTTATGAGTATAAAGGTGATAGTGGAAATGCTGAAATAAAAGATATTCCCGCTTCTGAAATGGATAAAGCAACCGGATATCACAATGCATTAGTAGAAGCAGCCGCTGAAAGTGACGAAGCCTTAATGGAGCAATTCTTTGAAACAGGAGAACTAACAGAAGAACAGATAATTGCAGGTGTTCGTAAGAGTATAGCCAGCCGTTCAATGTTCCCTATTTTGTGCGTGTCTGCTAAAAAAGATATAGGTGTGCCCAGATTAATGGAAATTATTAACACATGTGCTCCCTGTCCAACAGATGTTCCAGCTCCAAAAGATACCGAAGGAAAAGAACATGCGATTTCAAGTAGTGGTCCAGTTTCATTGTTTGTTTTTAAAACATCATTCGAGGAGCATATTGGCGAGGTATGTTATTTCAAAGTTATTACTGGTAGCGTAAAAGAGGGTACTGATTTAATAAACAGAAGATCTTCCAATAAAGAGCGGTTTACACAGCTATTTTTTGTAGCAGGTAAAAGCCGTGATAAAACAACCGAAATTTCAGCCGGAGACATAGGTGCTGTTGTTAAACTAAGAGAGTGTAAAACAGACGACACATTCTCGGAAAAAGATGCCGACTGGATATATGAGCACATAAAATTCCCTGCTCCTAAGTACCGTACAGCTGTTAAAGCTGTTAGCGAGGGCGATGACGAAAAACTTGCTGAGGTTATAAATCGTATTTCGAGTGAAGATCCGACTATCATCATGGAGATGAGTAAAGAGTTGCGTCAAATGATTGTTCACGGACAAGGCGAGTTCCACTTAAATACAATGAAATGGCAAGTGGAAAAACTGTTCAAAATTCCTATTGAATTTATTGCACCTAAAATTCCATACCGTGAAACAATTACCAAAGCTGCACAGGCTGATTTTAGACATAAAAAGCAATCTGGTGGGGCAGGACAATTTGGAGAAGTGCACCTTGTTGTCGAGCCATATACCGAAGGAATGCCAGATCCTAAAGCATTTAATTTGAACGGAAAAGATATCGCTGTTTCTGTAAGAGGAATCGACGAGCATAAGTTGGCTTGGGGCGGAAAACTTGTTTTTGTAAACAGTATTGTTGGTGGTAGTATTGATGCACGTTTCTTGCCCGCTATTTTAAAAGGTATTATGGAACGTATGGAGCGTGGACCATTGACAGGTTCATATGCACGTGATATTCGCGTTATTGTTTATGACGGAAAAATGCACCCTGTTGACTCAAACGAGATTTCGTTTAAACTTGCAGGTAGTAAAGCGTTTAGTGAGGCTTTCCGCAATGCAGGTCCAAAAATTATGGAGCCAATATATCGTGTAGAGGTGTTAGTACCAGCAGAACATATGGGTGATGTTATGGGCGATTTGCAAACACGTAGAGCAATGATTGAAGGTATGAACAGTGAAGGATCTCATGAGAAAATTACTGCTCGTGTACCTCTTGCTGAAATGAATAAATACTCAACTGCTCTAAGCTCTATTTCATCCGGTAAAGCTATGTATTCGATGGAGTTCTTAGAGTATGCTCCAGTACCGAGTGATATTCAAGACAAGCTCTTGAAAGCATACGCAGAAGAGGAAGAAGAAGATTAA
- a CDS encoding YicC family protein has product MTGFGRATSEYKGKQFTVELRSLNSKGLDLNLRMPPLYREKEPEVRALLSEKLTRGKIDFTLLVEMSSAETKTHINKENFISYYNQLKEIYSQIGESINNETIASITRFPDVLETKSEDLEIDEWDIISSTIDKSVEEFISFRQTEGESLRNDLISKAKNISALKEKVLPFEAQRKEIVRERLLKAISELEEPSKFDPNRFEQELIYYIEKFDINEEKVRLEQHLDYFITTLKSGGNIGRKLGFIAQEIGREVNTLSSKANHVEIQQLAVLMKDELEQIKEQVLNIL; this is encoded by the coding sequence ATGACTGGTTTCGGTCGCGCAACAAGCGAATATAAAGGCAAACAGTTTACAGTTGAGCTAAGATCATTAAACAGCAAGGGATTAGATTTAAATTTAAGAATGCCACCGCTTTATCGCGAAAAAGAGCCAGAAGTGAGAGCCCTATTGTCAGAAAAACTGACACGTGGAAAAATTGATTTTACGTTACTCGTAGAGATGTCATCTGCGGAGACCAAAACACATATAAACAAAGAGAATTTTATATCATATTATAATCAGCTGAAAGAAATATATTCGCAGATAGGCGAAAGTATTAATAATGAAACTATAGCATCAATAACACGCTTCCCTGATGTTCTTGAAACGAAAAGTGAGGATTTAGAAATTGACGAATGGGATATAATCAGCTCCACTATTGATAAATCAGTTGAAGAGTTTATCTCTTTCAGACAAACAGAGGGCGAATCGTTACGCAATGATTTGATAAGTAAAGCCAAAAATATCTCTGCTCTGAAAGAGAAGGTGTTACCCTTTGAAGCTCAAAGAAAAGAGATTGTTCGCGAACGACTATTAAAAGCTATATCAGAATTGGAAGAACCTTCAAAGTTTGACCCAAACAGATTTGAGCAAGAGTTGATTTATTATATCGAAAAGTTCGATATAAATGAGGAGAAAGTGCGATTAGAGCAACATTTAGATTACTTTATAACCACATTGAAATCGGGAGGTAATATTGGCAGAAAGCTAGGTTTTATTGCACAAGAGATTGGGCGCGAGGTAAATACATTAAGCTCCAAAGCTAACCATGTGGAGATACAGCAGTTAGCAGTACTGATGAAAGATGAGTTGGAGCAGATTAAAGAACAGGTACTAAATATATTGTAA
- the gmk gene encoding guanylate kinase has protein sequence MQQNEKLIIVSAPSGSGKTTLIKHLMSQLPLFEFSISATTRPMREGETDGKDYYFLTIEKFKELIEQQQFIEWEEVYEGRFYGTLKSEISRIANEGKVAIFDVDVKGGINIKKLYGSSALSIFIQPPSIEVLEERLRIRATDTEEDIKARVNKAAEEMTYSSQFDQIVVNDNIEVSKIKLVDVVKEFLGK, from the coding sequence ATGCAACAGAACGAAAAATTGATTATAGTAAGCGCGCCGTCAGGTTCGGGGAAAACTACACTTATTAAACATTTGATGAGCCAATTACCACTGTTTGAGTTTAGTATCTCGGCAACAACACGTCCAATGCGTGAGGGAGAGACAGATGGTAAAGATTACTATTTTTTAACTATTGAAAAATTCAAGGAACTAATTGAACAACAGCAGTTTATAGAGTGGGAGGAGGTTTACGAGGGACGTTTTTACGGTACACTAAAATCGGAAATATCACGCATTGCTAATGAGGGGAAAGTAGCAATCTTCGACGTTGACGTAAAAGGCGGAATAAATATCAAAAAGCTTTACGGTAGCAGTGCATTATCTATATTTATCCAACCACCTTCAATTGAAGTACTTGAAGAACGATTAAGAATACGCGCAACCGACACCGAAGAGGATATAAAGGCACGGGTAAATAAAGCGGCAGAGGAGATGACCTATTCTTCCCAATTTGACCAAATAGTTGTAAATGACAATATTGAGGTGTCAAAAATAAAATTAGTTGATGTAGTAAAAGAATTTTTAGGAAAATAG
- a CDS encoding nicotinate-nucleotide adenylyltransferase encodes MDGKQQIGLFFGTFNPIHVGHLVIANYIKVFGNLSEVWFVVSPQSPFKKDQRISDDRNRLEMVHLAIDKSPGYRVSDVEFNMPKPSYTIDTVAYLKEKYYKHNFSLIMGADNLQNLHKWKNSTELLRLCPILVYPRPGFPNENPHIAGDISVIDAPLMEISSSFIRQSIANYQDVRFFLPDKVWKFIEDTQFYR; translated from the coding sequence ATGGATGGAAAACAGCAAATAGGACTATTTTTTGGAACTTTCAATCCTATTCATGTCGGACATTTGGTTATTGCCAATTATATCAAGGTTTTCGGTAATTTAAGCGAGGTTTGGTTTGTTGTAAGTCCGCAAAGTCCGTTTAAAAAAGATCAAAGAATTTCAGACGACCGCAATAGGCTTGAAATGGTGCATTTAGCTATCGACAAATCACCTGGATACCGAGTGAGTGATGTTGAATTTAATATGCCGAAACCCTCTTATACAATTGATACAGTGGCATATTTAAAAGAGAAATATTACAAACACAACTTTTCGCTTATTATGGGTGCTGATAATTTGCAAAATCTGCATAAATGGAAAAATAGCACTGAACTTTTACGTCTATGTCCTATTTTGGTTTATCCACGTCCCGGATTCCCAAATGAAAACCCACATATAGCTGGAGATATAAGCGTTATCGACGCTCCTTTAATGGAGATAAGTTCAAGCTTTATTAGGCAATCAATTGCAAACTATCAAGATGTTAGGTTTTTCCTACCTGATAAAGTTTGGAAGTTTATTGAAGATACGCAATTTTACAGATAG
- a CDS encoding GntR family transcriptional regulator translates to MALLGHFQKLQAVKITPQGFYLSDNQEEEILLPNKFVPENLSVGDEVEVFVYKDSEDRIIATTQKPLIEFGKVAVLEVVDIAKFGAFLEWGLDKHLLLPHREQIGEIRIGQKVVVVLYIDIKTKRLAASEKIDNYLTNTDIDLQENQKVNIIVYRKTPLGYSVVIENRYIGLVHLDHTHRKLNIAEQTTGYVSKIRQDNKIDIILNLHGYQGHDNAVEEILEKLKNAENGFLPFNDNSSPEEIDRHFNMSKKLFKKSIGTLYKKQLIRLTDKGIELK, encoded by the coding sequence ATGGCACTACTCGGACATTTTCAAAAGCTTCAAGCAGTTAAGATTACACCACAGGGATTTTATTTATCTGACAATCAAGAAGAAGAGATATTATTGCCCAACAAATTTGTTCCTGAAAATCTTTCTGTGGGCGATGAGGTAGAGGTGTTTGTTTATAAAGATAGCGAGGATAGGATTATAGCCACTACACAAAAACCGTTGATAGAGTTTGGTAAAGTTGCTGTGCTCGAAGTTGTTGATATTGCGAAGTTTGGAGCCTTTTTGGAATGGGGATTAGACAAACATTTACTATTGCCACATCGCGAGCAGATTGGAGAAATCCGCATAGGACAAAAAGTTGTCGTGGTACTCTATATTGATATAAAAACCAAAAGATTAGCTGCTTCAGAAAAAATTGATAACTATTTGACAAACACAGATATAGATTTACAAGAAAATCAAAAAGTTAACATTATTGTATATCGAAAAACCCCGCTTGGTTATAGCGTAGTTATTGAAAATCGTTACATTGGGTTGGTTCATTTGGATCATACGCATCGTAAGCTTAATATTGCCGAACAAACCACTGGTTACGTATCTAAAATCAGACAGGATAATAAAATTGATATAATTCTAAATCTTCACGGCTATCAAGGTCACGATAATGCAGTTGAAGAAATTTTAGAAAAGCTAAAAAATGCCGAAAACGGCTTTTTACCATTTAACGACAACAGCTCGCCCGAAGAAATTGACAGACACTTTAATATGAGCAAAAAACTTTTCAAAAAATCAATAGGAACTCTATATAAAAAGCAACTTATTAGGCTTACTGACAAGGGTATAGAATTAAAATAA
- the recG gene encoding ATP-dependent DNA helicase RecG encodes MAEYNLTTEIKFLKGVGEKRAKLFSESLSINTISDLLFYFPYKHIDRSVLFKISEIPVTGAFVQFKGKFIDFKTSIAGNRRLLTAKVSDGSATIEVVWFAGHSWIQNTYKVGVEYLFFGKPNVFNRKINFVHPEIEPIENYFTKHNYTFSPVYSIPEKLKKSNISSKTIQSLVEQALEITFVQIRDFYTPDFCKKHNLIPLQDALKNIHFPSSHEILINAERRLKFDELFLLQLDLLRQFKLRKANIDGIRMPVVGNFFNTFYKQNLPFELTGAQKRVVREIFENIKSGEQMNRLLQGDVGSGKTLVALLAALLCADNGYQTCFMAPTEILAKQHFASISKFVSGLGFNVDLLTGSTKKKDRKIIHEKLADGTTHLLIGTHALIEDIVTFDNLGMVIVDEQHRFGVAQRAKLWKKGRQIPHVLVVTATPIPRTLALTLYGDLDISIIDEMPPGRKPIKTVHYYNTKRKKLYEFMKEQIDVGRQVYIVFPLIEESESFDYENLEEGYERTVAYFGKENVVMVHGKMKADEKNAAMQRFISKKAAIMVATTVIEVGVDVPNASIMVIESAERFGLAQLHQLRGRVGRGSEQSFCILLTSYKLSSESRKRINVITSTNDGFIIAEEDLKIRGYGDIDGTRQSGLPFELKIAGVSRDHAILEYARKVANELIEEDPLLEQPQNQKLKQFMQYKLKESTFWGMIS; translated from the coding sequence GTGGCAGAGTACAACTTAACAACAGAGATAAAGTTTTTAAAAGGTGTTGGCGAGAAACGCGCAAAGCTCTTCAGCGAGAGCTTGTCGATCAACACCATAAGCGATTTGTTGTTCTATTTTCCGTATAAGCACATTGACAGAAGTGTACTTTTTAAAATATCAGAAATACCGGTAACAGGCGCATTTGTACAGTTTAAAGGCAAGTTTATTGACTTTAAAACCAGTATTGCAGGCAACAGACGATTGCTAACAGCAAAAGTTTCAGACGGAAGTGCAACCATTGAAGTTGTATGGTTCGCAGGTCATTCCTGGATACAAAACACATACAAAGTTGGTGTTGAGTATCTCTTTTTCGGGAAACCAAATGTGTTTAACCGCAAAATCAATTTTGTACATCCTGAGATTGAGCCAATTGAAAACTATTTTACTAAACACAACTACACTTTTTCTCCGGTTTATAGCATTCCCGAAAAGTTAAAGAAAAGCAATATAAGTTCTAAAACAATCCAATCGCTTGTTGAACAGGCACTTGAAATTACATTTGTGCAAATTAGGGACTTTTACACTCCTGATTTTTGCAAGAAACACAATCTTATACCACTGCAAGATGCTCTGAAAAACATACACTTCCCTTCCTCGCACGAAATATTAATAAATGCCGAACGCAGACTAAAATTCGATGAGCTCTTTTTGTTGCAATTGGATTTACTAAGGCAATTCAAATTACGTAAAGCTAACATTGATGGAATAAGAATGCCTGTTGTAGGCAACTTTTTTAACACATTTTACAAACAAAACCTTCCGTTTGAACTTACTGGAGCGCAAAAACGTGTGGTACGCGAAATTTTTGAGAATATCAAAAGTGGCGAACAGATGAACCGTTTACTACAAGGCGATGTAGGTTCCGGCAAAACTTTAGTAGCACTTTTGGCAGCTCTTTTGTGTGCCGATAACGGTTATCAAACATGTTTTATGGCACCTACAGAAATACTTGCAAAACAGCACTTTGCAAGCATATCGAAATTTGTGTCGGGATTGGGCTTTAACGTCGATTTGCTTACAGGTTCTACTAAAAAGAAAGACCGCAAGATTATTCACGAAAAACTCGCAGACGGCACTACACATTTACTGATTGGCACACACGCTTTGATCGAAGATATAGTGACTTTCGATAACTTAGGAATGGTAATAGTAGATGAGCAGCACCGTTTTGGCGTAGCCCAACGAGCCAAGCTTTGGAAAAAGGGAAGACAAATTCCTCATGTACTTGTAGTTACGGCAACACCAATTCCAAGAACATTGGCATTAACCCTCTACGGCGATTTGGATATTTCGATAATTGACGAAATGCCACCGGGACGTAAACCTATCAAAACCGTGCATTACTACAACACCAAACGCAAAAAGCTGTACGAGTTTATGAAAGAACAGATTGACGTAGGGCGGCAAGTATATATTGTTTTTCCATTAATTGAAGAATCGGAAAGTTTTGATTATGAGAACTTAGAAGAGGGATACGAAAGGACGGTAGCTTATTTTGGAAAGGAAAACGTAGTAATGGTTCACGGCAAAATGAAAGCCGATGAAAAAAACGCAGCTATGCAGAGATTTATATCAAAAAAAGCTGCAATAATGGTTGCCACAACAGTAATAGAGGTTGGGGTTGATGTTCCAAATGCTTCGATAATGGTAATTGAAAGCGCTGAACGTTTTGGACTAGCGCAGCTACACCAATTAAGAGGCAGAGTTGGACGCGGTTCGGAACAGTCATTTTGCATTTTATTAACATCATACAAGCTATCATCAGAGAGCAGGAAGCGAATTAATGTAATTACATCAACAAACGACGGTTTTATTATTGCCGAGGAAGATTTGAAAATTCGCGGCTACGGAGATATTGATGGAACACGCCAAAGCGGACTACCGTTTGAGCTTAAAATTGCGGGTGTAAGTCGCGATCATGCTATCCTCGAATATGCCCGAAAGGTCGCAAACGAACTTATTGAAGAAGACCCACTCTTAGAACAACCTCAAAACCAAAAGCTTAAACAATTTATGCAATATAAATTAAAAGAGAGCACATTTTGGGGAATGATATCGTAG